A part of Phytoactinopolyspora mesophila genomic DNA contains:
- the paaI gene encoding hydroxyphenylacetyl-CoA thioesterase PaaI, translating to MLDADVASRALGIELIEIGEGSATARMRVVPTMVNGHDIAHGGYLFLLADTAFACACNSYGPMTVASGAEVSFVDSARVDDVLVAVAQERTRYGRNGIYDVTVYRETPQGHDVVLEFRGRSRTIQREGG from the coding sequence ATGCTCGACGCCGATGTCGCGTCTCGGGCCCTCGGAATCGAGCTGATCGAGATTGGGGAAGGCAGTGCCACCGCCCGAATGCGGGTGGTACCCACGATGGTCAACGGTCACGACATCGCCCATGGCGGCTACCTCTTCCTGCTGGCCGACACCGCGTTCGCCTGTGCGTGCAACAGCTACGGCCCGATGACCGTCGCATCGGGCGCCGAAGTGTCGTTCGTGGACTCGGCCCGCGTCGACGACGTACTCGTCGCTGTCGCGCAGGAACGCACCCGCTACGGCCGCAACGGCATCTATGACGTCACCGTATACCGCGAGACGCCGCAAGGGCATGACGTCGTGCTCGAGTTTCGCGGACGCAGCCGAACCATCCAGCGAGAAGGTGGATAG
- the paaK gene encoding phenylacetate--CoA ligase PaaK, protein MTVTSDDASTGDQSPAQDGLDAAERLSSAELRDLQLERLKSTLHHAYQNVPYYKRTFDEAGIHPSDCRTLADLARFPYTTKDSLRENYPFGMFAVPREQVSRIHASSGTTGKPTVVGYTADDLETWATVVARSIRAAGGRPGDIVHVAYGYGLFTGGLGAHYGAEKLGCTVVPVSGGMTARQVQLITDFKPTVIMLTPTYMLTLLDEFERQGIDPKTSSLRVGIFGAEPWTPAMREEIEERAGIDAVDIYGLSEVMGPGVAQECVETKDGLHVWEDHFYPEVIDPLRDTVLDDGEKGELVFTSLTKQAMPVIRYRTRDLTRLLPGTARPAFRRMEKVTGRSDDMIIVRGVNLFPTQIEEIVLRTEGLSPHFQLVLTRHNRMDHLTVQVEASPGVGPATRHDAAAHVVRTVKDTIGVNTEVDVVEPETLERSAGKLRRIKDLRGED, encoded by the coding sequence ATGACCGTCACGTCCGACGATGCCTCGACCGGCGACCAGAGTCCGGCCCAGGACGGGCTGGACGCCGCGGAACGGCTCAGCTCCGCTGAGCTTCGCGACCTTCAGCTCGAACGGCTGAAATCGACATTGCACCACGCGTATCAAAACGTGCCGTACTACAAGCGCACGTTCGACGAAGCGGGCATCCACCCCAGCGACTGCAGGACGCTGGCCGACCTCGCCCGGTTTCCGTACACGACCAAGGACTCCCTCCGCGAGAACTACCCGTTCGGGATGTTCGCGGTGCCGCGAGAGCAGGTCAGCCGGATCCACGCGTCCAGCGGCACCACCGGTAAACCCACCGTCGTCGGCTATACGGCAGATGATCTGGAGACATGGGCGACGGTGGTCGCGCGGTCGATCCGTGCCGCGGGCGGCCGGCCCGGAGATATCGTCCACGTTGCCTACGGGTACGGGCTGTTCACCGGCGGGCTCGGCGCGCACTACGGCGCGGAGAAGCTGGGCTGCACCGTCGTGCCCGTTTCCGGTGGGATGACCGCGCGGCAGGTTCAGCTCATCACCGACTTCAAGCCGACCGTCATCATGCTCACGCCGACCTACATGCTCACCCTGCTCGACGAGTTCGAGCGGCAAGGCATCGACCCGAAGACCTCCTCGCTTCGCGTCGGCATCTTCGGCGCCGAGCCGTGGACCCCCGCCATGCGCGAGGAGATCGAAGAGCGCGCCGGCATCGACGCCGTGGACATCTACGGGCTGTCCGAGGTGATGGGCCCAGGGGTCGCCCAGGAGTGCGTGGAGACCAAGGACGGACTACACGTCTGGGAAGACCATTTCTACCCGGAAGTCATCGACCCGTTGCGAGACACAGTGCTCGATGACGGCGAGAAGGGTGAACTGGTCTTCACCTCGCTGACCAAACAGGCGATGCCGGTGATCCGGTACCGTACCCGCGATCTGACCCGGCTGCTCCCTGGCACCGCACGACCAGCCTTCCGCAGGATGGAGAAGGTCACCGGCCGCAGCGACGACATGATCATCGTGCGCGGCGTGAACCTGTTTCCCACCCAGATCGAAGAGATCGTGCTCCGGACCGAGGGTTTGTCCCCGCACTTCCAACTGGTGCTGACCCGCCATAACCGGATGGACCATCTCACCGTGCAGGTCGAAGCCAGTCCCGGCGTCGGACCAGCCACCCGTCACGATGCGGCCGCACACGTGGTGCGGACCGTCAAGGACACTATCGGAGTCAACACCGAGGTTGACGTCGTCGAGCCGGAAACCCTGGAGCGTTCGGCCGGCAAACTGCGCCGGATCAAAGACCTTCGCGGTGAGGATTAG
- a CDS encoding TetR/AcrR family transcriptional regulator — translation MTVAQPPRAGRRGRPGYDLESLLQVAAKLFNERGYDGTSMEDLSRKLGITKSAIYHHVPSKQELLRLAVNRALDGLFDVARHVESMPGPAIERLEALVRGSVGVLTDRLPFVTLLLRVHGNTKVERDALARRREFDRFAAELVKQAEAEGDIRPDIDPAMTARLLFGLINSLIEWYRPGRGTNADDLADAVCKITFDGMRVRPTRSDREH, via the coding sequence ATGACCGTCGCGCAGCCGCCCCGAGCCGGGCGTCGTGGCCGCCCTGGCTACGATCTCGAATCCCTCCTGCAGGTGGCGGCCAAGCTGTTCAACGAACGCGGCTACGACGGCACAAGCATGGAAGATCTCTCCCGCAAGCTGGGCATCACCAAGTCGGCCATCTATCACCATGTGCCCAGCAAGCAGGAGCTGCTCCGGCTGGCGGTCAATCGGGCGCTGGACGGTTTGTTCGATGTCGCCCGGCACGTGGAGTCCATGCCCGGACCGGCGATCGAACGGCTCGAGGCGCTGGTGCGCGGCAGCGTCGGTGTCCTGACCGACCGCCTGCCTTTCGTCACGTTGTTGCTGCGCGTCCACGGCAACACCAAGGTGGAGCGCGACGCGTTGGCCCGCCGGCGGGAGTTCGACCGGTTTGCCGCCGAACTGGTCAAGCAGGCGGAGGCCGAAGGCGACATCCGCCCGGACATCGATCCGGCGATGACCGCGCGCCTGCTGTTCGGGCTGATCAACTCTCTGATCGAGTGGTACCGGCCGGGCCGGGGCACAAACGCCGATGACCTCGCCGATGCCGTCTGCAAGATCACCTTCGACGGGATGCGTGTCCGGCCCACCCGTAGTGATCGCGAGCATTGA
- a CDS encoding SH3 domain-containing protein: MSKARHKHVRTRRPRSRRIATYALPVAMAVSVPATLVAWPGSTTAPETIELGAGDGNIDREAALGRGLVDRTPRPSATPDAFTATPDVEANETQEEEPAETPEPEPTEPPDEEPSETPEPEPTVAGQMYVTTSLNVRTGPATSADSLTILAAGSEVDVTGETDGDWTQILHDGAVAWVSSDYLSEEEPSEDTDDTGSDDTGSDDTDNGISSAECPTGSAVESGLTPDAIRVHRAVCARFPQIDTYHGVRSGGGAHSEGRALDVMVRGSLGDEIAEWVRANHRELGVSEVIWAQRIWTVQRSSEGWRPMEDRGSDTDNHYDHVHVTVYGDRGTT, encoded by the coding sequence GTGTCGAAAGCCCGCCACAAGCACGTCCGGACGCGACGTCCACGGAGCCGCCGTATCGCCACCTACGCATTGCCCGTGGCGATGGCGGTCTCGGTACCCGCCACACTGGTCGCGTGGCCCGGGAGCACGACTGCTCCCGAGACCATCGAACTCGGGGCCGGAGACGGAAACATCGACCGGGAGGCCGCCCTGGGGCGAGGCTTGGTCGACCGGACGCCGAGGCCCTCGGCAACACCCGACGCGTTCACCGCGACGCCGGACGTCGAGGCCAACGAGACGCAAGAGGAAGAGCCGGCTGAGACACCCGAGCCGGAGCCCACCGAGCCGCCGGACGAGGAACCCTCGGAGACACCCGAGCCGGAGCCCACCGTAGCCGGCCAGATGTACGTCACCACCTCCCTCAACGTCCGAACCGGTCCGGCTACCAGCGCCGATTCCCTGACCATCCTCGCCGCCGGTAGTGAGGTCGACGTCACCGGGGAGACAGACGGCGACTGGACCCAGATTCTCCATGACGGCGCCGTGGCGTGGGTCAGCAGTGACTACCTGTCCGAAGAAGAGCCTTCCGAGGACACCGACGACACCGGCTCGGATGACACCGGCTCCGATGACACCGACAACGGCATCTCATCCGCTGAATGCCCGACCGGGTCGGCTGTGGAGTCCGGACTCACACCGGACGCCATCCGGGTTCACCGCGCGGTGTGCGCACGGTTCCCGCAGATCGACACCTACCACGGCGTGCGATCCGGCGGGGGCGCACACAGCGAGGGCCGAGCCCTGGACGTCATGGTCCGGGGATCCCTCGGCGACGAGATCGCCGAATGGGTGCGGGCCAACCACCGCGAGCTCGGTGTCAGTGAAGTGATCTGGGCGCAGCGGATCTGGACGGTGCAGCGCAGCAGTGAAGGCTGGCGCCCGATGGAAGACCGCGGGTCCGACACTGACAACCACTACGACCACGTCCACGTGACCGTCTACGGGGACCGCGGCACCACCTGA
- a CDS encoding Gfo/Idh/MocA family protein, producing MSDLRIGVIGLGTRSGLAAHAHRPGEGSRVVAVCDPVAARTERAADTFGADVRATDDHRKLLEDELDAVFVITPDHTHAEISLDVMRAGAAVYVEKPLAISTEDCDTMLRAARETGSRLYVGHNMRHMPVVQTMRDIVARGDIGVVKTVWCRHFVGHGGDFYFKDWHADRRYVGGLLLQKGAHDLDVIHALAEGYTTRTSAFGDLAVYGGITDRTDRTGHTMRDWFDPDGNWPPTSLRGLNPVIDVEDLSVVNLSLDNGVLATYQQCHFTPDYWRNYTVIGTEGRLENFGDSDGAVVKVWNKRRSGYRPDADQEITVDTATGGHGGADPRIVSEFLHFARSGGATETSPVAARQAVAAGMAATESLRSGGTPVEVAPLPSDLVDYFDGGQVRTPPPH from the coding sequence ATGTCGGATCTCAGGATCGGTGTCATCGGACTCGGTACTCGCAGCGGACTAGCCGCCCACGCGCATCGCCCGGGCGAAGGCTCGCGCGTCGTCGCGGTCTGTGATCCGGTCGCCGCACGTACCGAACGCGCCGCTGACACATTCGGAGCCGACGTCCGCGCCACCGACGACCACCGCAAGCTGCTGGAGGACGAGCTCGACGCGGTCTTCGTTATCACGCCGGATCACACCCACGCCGAGATCAGTCTCGACGTCATGCGGGCCGGTGCGGCTGTCTACGTGGAAAAGCCGCTGGCCATCAGCACTGAAGATTGTGACACGATGCTCCGCGCCGCGCGAGAGACCGGTTCGCGGCTCTACGTCGGGCACAACATGCGACACATGCCCGTCGTGCAGACCATGCGGGACATCGTCGCCCGGGGCGACATCGGCGTGGTCAAAACCGTGTGGTGCCGGCACTTCGTCGGTCATGGCGGTGACTTCTACTTCAAGGACTGGCATGCCGACCGTCGTTACGTTGGTGGACTGCTACTACAGAAGGGCGCTCACGACCTGGACGTGATCCACGCCCTCGCGGAGGGATACACCACGCGCACCAGCGCGTTCGGGGATCTCGCGGTATACGGCGGGATCACCGACCGGACCGACCGCACCGGGCACACGATGCGGGACTGGTTCGACCCGGACGGCAACTGGCCGCCTACGTCCCTCCGGGGGCTGAACCCGGTGATCGACGTGGAGGACCTCAGCGTGGTCAACCTCAGCCTCGACAACGGTGTCCTCGCCACGTACCAGCAGTGCCATTTCACGCCGGACTACTGGCGCAACTACACAGTCATCGGAACCGAGGGCAGGCTGGAGAACTTCGGCGACAGTGACGGCGCCGTGGTCAAGGTCTGGAACAAGCGCCGATCGGGGTACCGTCCGGATGCCGATCAGGAGATCACCGTCGACACCGCCACGGGCGGCCACGGCGGCGCGGATCCACGCATTGTCAGCGAATTCCTTCATTTCGCCCGCTCGGGCGGAGCCACCGAAACCTCGCCGGTGGCGGCCCGCCAGGCCGTCGCCGCCGGCATGGCTGCCACAGAGTCGCTGCGCAGCGGCGGCACTCCGGTGGAGGTCGCGCCGCTGCCCAGCGACCTGGTCGACTACTTCGACGGCGGGCAAGTGAGGACGCCTCCGCCGCACTGA
- a CDS encoding dihydrolipoyl dehydrogenase family protein, producing MSEQADVVVVGMGVGGESVAGSLADAGLDVVAVEGQLVGGECPYWGCIPSKMMIRAADLLAEARRIDGMAGHSHVTPDFAVVAARIREEATTDWNDQIAADRFTDKGGRLVRGWGRLAGPGRVEVDGTTYEARRGVVLGTGTKPVVPPIDGLADTPYWTNREALETKERPGSLLVLGGGAIGLELAQAFARFGSRVTVVEAADRLLAMEEPEASEVVQSALEADGISIHTSNGVERVRHGDQFTVTLADGTDLAVDRLLVSVGRRADLSTLGVDSVGLDPSARAIAVDDWMRAGDKLWAVGDVTGLGAFTHVATYQAGIVTRDILGQIGPPADYRALSRVTFTDPEIGAVGLTEAQARANGLNVQVGTAQVPSTARGWIHKAGNDGVIKLISDADQGVLVGGTSAGPNGGEVLGALAVAVHGRVPVERLRHMIYAYPTFHRGIEDALRDLS from the coding sequence ATGAGCGAGCAGGCCGACGTTGTTGTGGTCGGGATGGGTGTCGGGGGTGAGAGCGTCGCCGGTTCGCTGGCCGATGCCGGGCTGGACGTGGTGGCGGTCGAAGGCCAGCTCGTCGGAGGCGAGTGCCCGTACTGGGGATGTATCCCTAGCAAGATGATGATTCGTGCCGCTGACCTCTTGGCCGAGGCACGCCGGATCGACGGTATGGCCGGCCACTCTCATGTGACACCCGATTTCGCGGTCGTGGCCGCGCGGATCCGGGAAGAGGCGACCACGGACTGGAACGATCAGATCGCCGCGGATCGGTTCACCGACAAGGGAGGCCGCCTGGTTCGCGGCTGGGGGCGCCTCGCTGGACCCGGCCGGGTGGAAGTCGACGGCACCACTTACGAGGCTCGTCGCGGCGTGGTGCTCGGAACCGGAACCAAGCCGGTTGTCCCGCCGATCGACGGGTTGGCCGATACTCCGTACTGGACCAACCGCGAGGCTCTCGAGACCAAAGAAAGGCCGGGGTCTCTGCTGGTGCTCGGCGGCGGGGCGATCGGGCTGGAATTGGCTCAGGCATTCGCCCGGTTCGGTTCACGGGTCACCGTGGTCGAGGCGGCCGACAGGCTGTTGGCCATGGAGGAGCCAGAGGCCTCCGAAGTCGTGCAGTCTGCGCTGGAAGCGGACGGGATCAGCATCCACACCTCCAACGGCGTGGAACGAGTGCGGCACGGCGATCAGTTCACGGTGACCCTCGCGGATGGCACGGATCTAGCTGTGGACCGCTTACTGGTCTCCGTCGGGCGGCGAGCGGATCTCAGCACGCTCGGCGTGGACTCGGTTGGGCTGGATCCGTCCGCACGGGCGATCGCCGTCGACGACTGGATGCGAGCCGGTGACAAACTCTGGGCGGTAGGTGACGTGACGGGGCTTGGGGCGTTCACGCACGTCGCCACTTACCAGGCGGGCATCGTCACGCGCGACATTCTCGGGCAGATCGGACCGCCTGCGGACTATCGGGCATTATCCCGGGTGACTTTCACCGATCCGGAGATCGGCGCGGTCGGACTGACGGAGGCCCAAGCCCGGGCCAACGGACTCAACGTCCAGGTCGGTACCGCTCAGGTGCCATCCACGGCTCGCGGCTGGATCCACAAGGCGGGCAACGATGGTGTGATCAAACTGATCAGCGACGCTGATCAAGGTGTTCTCGTCGGCGGGACGTCGGCCGGGCCGAACGGTGGTGAGGTGCTCGGCGCACTGGCCGTGGCCGTGCACGGCAGGGTGCCCGTGGAACGGCTGCGGCACATGATCTATGCGTATCCGACATTCCACCGCGGAATCGAAGACGCGCTGCGTGATCTGTCCTGA